The following coding sequences are from one Parabacteroides pacaensis window:
- a CDS encoding DNA gyrase/topoisomerase IV subunit A, with product MKPEDIKDFDESDDLEKEEGALSDEEQTQEESSSHSEYKVPLKSSGRITYHLSGMYQDWFLDYASYVILERAVPHINDGLKPVQRRILHSLKRLDDGRYNKVANIVGHTMQFHPHGDASIGDALVQLGQKDLLIDCQGNWGNILTGDSAAAPRYIEARLSKFALETVFNPKTTEWKLSYDGRNKEPITLPVKFPLLLAQGVEGIAVGLSSKILPHNFNELIDASIAYLQGEDFTLYPDFQTGGAIDVSKYNDGERGGSVKIRAKIGKLDNKTLVITEIPYGRTTSTIIESILKANDKGKIKIKKVDDNTAKGAEILVHLAPGVSSDKTIDALYAFTDCEISISPNCCVIKEQKPHFLRVSDLLRHSTDQTLHLLRTELTIQKQELEETLFFASLEKIFIEERIYKDKEFENAKDIDVAIAHIDQRLEPFKQSFIREVTRDDILRLMEIKMGRILKFNSDKSNEQIVLTKKQIAQINAHLDNIVNYTIDWFRMLKEKYGKNYPRLTEVRNFDTIEATKVVEANEKLYINREEGFIGTSLKKDEFISNCSDIDEVIIFYRDGTYKVVKVAEKMFIGKNILYVNIFKRNDTRTIYNVIYRDGKLAPNYIKRFAVTGITRDKEYNLTKGTEGSRILYFSANPNGEAETVKIILKPKPRQRLLVFEKDFSEIVIKGRGSMGNILTKAEIHKITLKQKGSSTLGGRQVWFDWDVLRLNYDGRGELLGEFQSDEQILVILRNGEFYTTNFDLSNHYENNILAIEKFNSNKVWTAAVYNADYKNPYLKRFVLDASNRKQNFLGDNPKSNLLLLTDEVYPRIEVIFGGHDNFREPLIIDAEDFVGVKGFKALGKRISTYKVETINELEPNRFPQQDLEPATTDHVEIDCEEEEDAKSTTDIIDEITGQMKLFDE from the coding sequence ATGAAACCAGAAGATATTAAAGATTTTGATGAGAGCGATGATTTAGAAAAGGAGGAAGGTGCTTTATCCGATGAAGAGCAAACCCAAGAAGAATCGTCTTCACATTCGGAATATAAAGTGCCGTTAAAATCATCAGGACGAATTACTTACCATCTTTCGGGAATGTATCAGGATTGGTTCCTGGATTATGCATCGTATGTTATTTTGGAACGGGCCGTACCCCATATTAATGACGGTTTAAAGCCTGTACAACGCCGTATCCTTCATTCGCTGAAACGCCTGGATGACGGACGGTATAATAAAGTAGCCAATATAGTAGGACATACCATGCAGTTTCACCCTCACGGGGATGCATCTATCGGAGATGCCTTGGTTCAGTTAGGGCAAAAGGACTTGTTAATCGATTGTCAAGGGAACTGGGGGAATATTTTGACAGGAGATAGTGCTGCGGCTCCCCGTTATATTGAAGCACGTTTGTCCAAATTTGCTTTGGAAACTGTATTCAATCCCAAAACTACCGAATGGAAACTTTCGTATGACGGACGTAATAAAGAGCCGATTACCCTACCTGTGAAATTCCCGCTTTTGTTAGCTCAAGGGGTAGAAGGGATTGCTGTGGGCCTTTCCTCTAAAATACTACCTCATAATTTCAATGAATTGATCGATGCCTCGATTGCTTATTTGCAAGGAGAAGATTTTACTTTGTATCCTGACTTCCAGACAGGAGGGGCTATCGATGTATCCAAATATAACGATGGCGAACGGGGTGGTTCCGTTAAAATAAGGGCAAAAATAGGGAAACTGGATAATAAAACACTGGTAATTACAGAGATTCCTTATGGCCGTACCACCTCTACGATCATAGAATCTATTCTGAAAGCAAATGATAAGGGAAAGATCAAAATCAAAAAAGTAGACGATAATACGGCTAAAGGGGCTGAAATACTGGTACATCTGGCTCCCGGCGTATCTTCTGACAAAACCATCGATGCTTTATATGCTTTTACCGATTGTGAAATCAGCATTTCGCCTAATTGTTGCGTTATTAAAGAACAAAAACCTCATTTTCTCCGGGTAAGTGATCTGTTACGTCACTCCACTGATCAAACGTTGCATTTACTAAGAACGGAACTTACTATCCAGAAACAGGAGCTGGAAGAAACGCTATTTTTTGCATCCCTGGAAAAAATATTCATCGAAGAGCGTATTTATAAAGATAAAGAATTTGAAAATGCAAAAGATATAGACGTTGCAATAGCTCACATCGACCAACGTTTAGAACCCTTTAAACAGTCTTTTATACGGGAAGTTACCCGGGATGACATCCTCCGGTTGATGGAAATAAAGATGGGCCGGATCCTCAAGTTTAATTCAGATAAAAGTAATGAGCAAATTGTTTTAACTAAAAAACAAATTGCCCAAATAAATGCTCATTTGGACAATATTGTCAATTATACAATAGATTGGTTCCGAATGTTGAAGGAGAAATATGGCAAAAATTATCCCCGCCTAACCGAAGTCAGGAACTTTGACACGATTGAAGCAACTAAAGTAGTTGAGGCAAACGAAAAACTTTATATCAATCGGGAAGAAGGTTTTATCGGGACTTCACTGAAAAAAGATGAATTCATTTCCAACTGTTCCGATATTGACGAAGTAATTATTTTTTATCGTGACGGTACTTACAAAGTAGTAAAAGTGGCGGAAAAGATGTTTATCGGAAAGAATATCTTATACGTAAATATCTTTAAAAGAAACGATACGCGGACTATTTACAATGTAATCTACCGGGATGGAAAATTAGCTCCCAATTATATTAAACGTTTTGCCGTAACGGGAATTACCCGGGATAAAGAATACAATCTTACCAAAGGAACGGAAGGATCACGCATTCTCTATTTTAGTGCCAATCCGAATGGCGAAGCAGAAACCGTAAAGATCATCCTCAAACCGAAACCTCGCCAACGGCTGTTGGTGTTTGAAAAAGATTTCAGCGAAATTGTTATTAAAGGACGAGGTTCTATGGGGAATATTCTTACGAAAGCAGAGATTCATAAAATTACCTTGAAGCAGAAAGGCAGTTCTACCTTGGGAGGACGCCAGGTGTGGTTTGATTGGGATGTATTGCGGCTCAATTACGACGGAAGAGGCGAGCTGCTCGGTGAATTCCAAAGTGACGAACAAATATTAGTGATTCTCCGCAACGGTGAATTTTATACTACGAATTTCGATTTAAGTAATCACTATGAAAATAATATCTTAGCTATCGAAAAGTTTAATTCTAATAAAGTATGGACTGCTGCAGTATATAATGCGGATTATAAAAATCCTTATTTAAAACGTTTTGTGCTGGATGCTTCCAATAGGAAACAAAACTTTTTAGGAGATAATCCCAAATCCAACTTGTTATTGCTGACAGATGAAGTTTATCCACGGATCGAAGTTATTTTTGGTGGTCATGACAATTTCCGGGAGCCGTTAATCATCGATGCGGAAGATTTTGTGGGAGTTAAAGGGTTCAAAGCTCTCGGCAAACGGATCTCTACCTATAAAGTAGAAACCATTAACGAACTGGAACCAAACCGTTTCCCTCAACAAGACCTAGAACCTGCTACCACCGATCATGTGGAAATAGACTGTGAAGAAGAAGAGGATGCCAAAAGTACCACGGATATAATAGACGAAATTACGGGACAAATGAAACTTTTTGACGAATAA
- a CDS encoding DUF3316 domain-containing protein has product MKRIGLSVCIFLSCYCFAWAQSEEGNSWSTNEATLIGIGGYNVKDTYLSPYQYMGWGLRVLNERMKMVKLGDHHFSRQQVLNIDISFTDNPAETASDFSGFIDYTLAYHYRLFPPVENLKVLVGPAARADLGFIYNTRNGNNPAAAKAGIDFNLSAMAIYTWYIKNYPLTIRYQLETPFMGAMFAPHYGQSYYEIFDLGNYKGVVSFVSFHNQLAFRNYVTVDFSIGNFTIRAGFLNTSYRTHIHEIKSRILSNSFMIGFVKEFVSFSGKRLKNQHQYASAYY; this is encoded by the coding sequence ATGAAAAGAATTGGCTTATCAGTCTGCATTTTTCTAAGTTGCTATTGTTTTGCGTGGGCACAATCCGAGGAAGGGAACTCTTGGTCTACGAATGAAGCGACTCTCATTGGAATCGGAGGATATAATGTAAAAGATACGTATCTGTCGCCTTACCAATATATGGGCTGGGGACTTCGTGTTTTAAACGAACGAATGAAGATGGTTAAACTGGGAGATCATCACTTTTCCCGGCAACAAGTCTTAAATATAGATATTTCTTTTACGGACAACCCGGCAGAGACTGCTTCTGACTTTTCAGGTTTTATCGATTACACCTTAGCTTATCATTACCGGCTTTTTCCGCCTGTAGAAAATTTAAAAGTGCTGGTAGGTCCTGCCGCCCGGGCTGATTTAGGTTTTATCTATAATACGCGGAACGGCAATAATCCGGCAGCAGCTAAAGCGGGAATAGATTTTAACCTATCCGCCATGGCAATTTATACCTGGTATATAAAGAATTATCCTCTCACCATCCGGTATCAGTTGGAAACGCCTTTCATGGGGGCTATGTTTGCTCCCCATTACGGACAATCTTATTATGAAATATTCGACCTGGGAAACTACAAGGGAGTAGTTTCTTTCGTTTCCTTTCATAATCAGCTAGCTTTCAGGAATTATGTTACTGTAGACTTTTCAATAGGAAATTTTACGATACGGGCAGGTTTTTTGAATACTTCCTATCGAACCCATATCCACGAGATAAAAAGTCGCATACTGTCTAATTCTTTCATGATAGGTTTTGTAAAAGAATTTGTTTCGTTCAGCGGTAAAAGATTAAAGAACCAACATCAATATGCGAGTGCTTATTATTAA
- a CDS encoding S41 family peptidase produces the protein MKHIIVYSIGWIFLLLAGSCEKGEEYTTSPRENFDALWKILDEHYCFFQYKDVDWNKVYDEYSIQIKDTMNQYQLFDLLGKMMAELKDGHTNLISSFDLARYWKWYEDYPDNYNESIQRNYLGTDYHIAGGIKYKILLPDSIGYMFYPSFSAGVGETNLDYILSSFKNCKGLIIDVRNNGGGSLTYSDRIASRFTKERVLAGYIVHKTGKGHNDFSEPYSFDLEPSDRIQWPRAAVVLTNRRCYSATNDFVNKMRILPDVTIMGDRTGGGSGLPFSSELPNGWGVRFSACPILNADKEITEFGIDPDIRVNMTEQDMEDGKDTIIEEAKKFLLKAAESTEK, from the coding sequence ATGAAACATATAATAGTATATAGTATCGGCTGGATCTTCCTTTTATTGGCAGGAAGCTGTGAAAAGGGAGAGGAGTATACTACATCACCTCGTGAAAATTTCGACGCATTATGGAAAATATTAGATGAACATTATTGCTTTTTCCAGTATAAAGATGTCGATTGGAATAAAGTATATGATGAATATAGTATCCAGATCAAAGATACCATGAACCAATACCAATTATTTGATTTATTGGGTAAAATGATGGCGGAATTAAAAGACGGGCATACCAACTTAATCTCGTCGTTCGATTTAGCCCGTTATTGGAAATGGTATGAAGATTATCCGGATAATTATAATGAATCCATACAAAGAAATTATTTGGGAACGGATTATCATATCGCGGGGGGAATAAAATACAAGATACTTTTGCCCGATAGTATCGGCTATATGTTTTACCCTAGTTTTTCTGCCGGCGTAGGAGAAACCAATTTGGATTATATTCTTTCTTCTTTCAAAAATTGCAAAGGATTAATTATCGATGTGCGGAACAATGGAGGCGGTTCTCTGACTTATTCGGATAGAATTGCTTCCCGGTTTACTAAAGAAAGAGTATTAGCCGGCTATATAGTACATAAAACAGGAAAAGGGCATAATGATTTTTCCGAACCTTATTCTTTCGACCTGGAGCCTTCCGACCGGATCCAATGGCCTCGGGCGGCAGTGGTATTGACCAACCGGAGATGTTACAGTGCAACGAATGATTTCGTAAATAAAATGCGTATTCTTCCGGACGTTACTATTATGGGTGACCGTACAGGGGGAGGAAGCGGGTTACCTTTTTCTTCCGAACTTCCCAATGGGTGGGGAGTACGTTTTTCTGCTTGTCCGATTTTAAATGCCGATAAAGAAATCACTGAATTCGGAATCGATCCGGATATTCGTGTAAACATGACAGAACAAGATATGGAAGACGGAAAAGATACCATCATTGAAGAAGCAAAAAAATTTCTCCTTAAAGCCGCAGAAAGTACCGAAAAGTAA
- a CDS encoding MlaE family ABC transporter permease, whose product MEKALQSVGEYVLLMRKSLTIPDRWSMFFKQLIKEIYKLGVDSLWIVVIISIFIGTVIAIQISLNVSSPLIPKFTIGYTTREIILLEFSSSIMCLILAGKVGSNIASEIGTMRVTEQIDAMEIMGVNSANFLIFPKIMGLMIFIPVLVIFSMFTGMIGGYFATFITPSLPTSAFEYGLQYFFNPFYIWYSIIKSVVYAFIIASIASFFGYNVKGGALDVGKASTNAVVISSVMILLADVLLTQLMLA is encoded by the coding sequence ATGGAAAAAGCATTACAAAGTGTAGGAGAATATGTATTGTTGATGAGGAAAAGCCTCACCATTCCTGATCGGTGGAGTATGTTTTTTAAGCAACTCATTAAAGAAATATATAAATTAGGTGTTGATTCTTTATGGATTGTAGTTATTATCTCCATATTTATCGGTACAGTGATTGCCATACAAATTTCATTGAATGTCAGTTCGCCTCTTATTCCGAAATTTACGATCGGTTATACGACACGTGAAATTATTTTACTGGAATTTTCATCCTCTATTATGTGTTTGATCCTGGCTGGTAAAGTCGGATCCAATATTGCTTCGGAAATCGGCACCATGCGGGTAACCGAACAAATCGACGCGATGGAAATTATGGGGGTGAACTCTGCAAACTTTCTTATATTTCCTAAAATTATGGGATTAATGATATTCATTCCCGTACTTGTTATATTCAGCATGTTTACAGGAATGATCGGCGGTTACTTTGCCACATTCATCACGCCGTCATTACCTACCAGTGCATTCGAATACGGATTACAGTACTTCTTTAATCCCTTCTATATCTGGTATTCTATTATTAAATCGGTAGTATATGCTTTTATTATCGCATCTATTGCTTCATTTTTCGGTTATAATGTAAAAGGAGGTGCGTTGGATGTAGGAAAAGCGAGTACAAATGCTGTTGTAATCAGCAGTGTGATGATTTTACTTGCCGACGTTCTCTTAACACAATTAATGCTTGCCTGA
- a CDS encoding ABC transporter ATP-binding protein: MIEVKNITKSFDGRVVLDNISTVFEEGKTNLIIGRSGSGKTVMIKDVIGLLRPDAGEILYDGRDLLKMSKKEIKNLRKEMGMLFQGSALFDSMTVLENVMYPLNMFSKASSKERTKRAEFCLERVNLADAGNLYPSEISGGMMKRAAIARAISLNPKYLFCDEPNSGLDPKTSLLIDDLIHDITKEYNMTTVINTHDMNSVMNIGDNIIFINQGKKEWEGTKDDVITSTNKALNDFIFASDLFRKVKEVELEEKEEEADPLYFQKKYCPPPSKKN, from the coding sequence ATGATTGAAGTAAAGAATATAACCAAGTCGTTTGACGGCCGGGTGGTTTTAGATAATATATCTACTGTTTTCGAAGAAGGAAAAACAAATCTTATTATCGGTCGAAGCGGTTCCGGGAAAACGGTCATGATTAAAGATGTAATCGGATTACTACGACCCGATGCCGGCGAAATATTATATGACGGGCGGGATTTACTGAAAATGTCAAAGAAAGAGATTAAAAATCTCCGGAAAGAAATGGGTATGTTATTTCAAGGTTCTGCCCTGTTCGATTCCATGACCGTGTTGGAAAACGTAATGTATCCGTTAAATATGTTTTCCAAAGCAAGCTCTAAAGAACGTACCAAGCGGGCTGAATTTTGCCTGGAACGTGTGAACCTAGCGGATGCGGGAAACTTATATCCCTCGGAAATTAGCGGTGGAATGATGAAACGTGCGGCTATCGCCCGGGCTATCTCGCTAAATCCAAAGTATTTGTTTTGTGATGAACCGAACTCAGGACTCGATCCTAAAACTTCCTTATTAATTGACGACTTAATTCATGACATCACTAAAGAGTATAATATGACCACGGTTATTAATACGCACGACATGAATTCCGTAATGAACATCGGAGATAATATTATCTTTATTAATCAAGGAAAAAAGGAATGGGAAGGCACGAAAGATGATGTTATTACTTCCACCAACAAAGCTTTAAATGATTTTATTTTTGCATCCGACCTTTTCCGAAAAGTAAAAGAAGTAGAATTGGAAGAGAAAGAAGAAGAAGCGGATCCTCTGTATTTCCAGAAAAAGTATTGCCCGCCACCGTCTAAAAAGAATTGA